One genomic segment of Pagrus major chromosome 13, Pma_NU_1.0 includes these proteins:
- the vps26bl gene encoding vacuolar protein sorting-associated protein 26B-like encodes MSFFGFGQSADIDIVLNDAETRKKAEHKSEDGRKDKYFLFYDGETVSGKVNVTLKYPGKRLEHNGIKIEFIGQIELYYDRGNHHEFVSLVKDLARPGELTQSQTFDFEFTHVEKPYESYTGQNVKLRYFLRATVARRLNDISKELDIVVHTLSSYPELNSSIKMEVGIEDCLHIEFEYNKSKYHLKDVIVGKIYFLLVRIKIKHMEIDIIKRETTGTGPNVYHENDTVAKYEIMDGAPVRGESIPIRLFLAGYEMTPTMRDINKKFSVRYYLNLVLIDEEERRYFKQQEVTLWRKGDIVRKSMSHQAAIASQRFEGSYNPERTQSQSNTEDDS; translated from the exons ATGAGCTTCTTTGGTTTTGGTCAAAGTGCGGACATCGATATAGTTCTGAATGACGCCGAAACGAGAAAGAAAGCTGAGCATAAAAGCGAAGACGGCAGGAAGGACAAGTATTTTCTCTTCTACGACGGGGAGACGGTGTCGGGGAAAGTCAACGTTACGCTCAAGTACCCGGGAAAGAGACTGGAGCACAACGGCATCAAGATTGAGTTCATCGGCCAGATAG AGCTGTACTATGACAGAGGAAATCACCACGAGTTTGTGTCTCTTGTGAAAGACTTGGCTCGGCCAGGGGAGCTCACACAGTCACAGACGTTTGACTTTGAGTTCACACATGTGGAGAAACCCTACGAGTCTTACACCGGTCAGAACGTCAAATTACG CTACTTTCTGAGGGCGACAGTAGCCCGAAGACTGAATGACATCAGCAAAGAGCTGGACATCGTGGTTCACACACTCAGCAGCTACCCTGAGCTCAACTCCTCCATCAAGATGGAAGTGGGCATCGAGGACTGTCTACACATAGAGTTTGAGTACAATAAGTCCAA GTATCACCTAAAAGATGTGATTGTTGGGAAGATTTACTTTCTGCTGGTGAGgattaaaatcaaacacatgGAGATCGACATCATCAAGCGAGAGACGACTGGCACAGGGCCAAACGTCTACCACGAGAACGACACAGTCGCAAAGTATGAGATAATGGACGGTGCCCCAGTCAGAG GAGAGTCCATCCCCATCAGACTGTTTCTAGCAGGCTATGAGATGACTCCCACCATGAGGGACATTAACAAGAAGTTCTCGGTGCGGTACTACCTCAACCTGGTCCTCATCGATGAGGAGGAGCGACGCTACTTCAAACAGCAG GAGGTCACCCTGTGGAGGAAAGGTGACATAGTGAGGAAGAGTATGTCTCACCAAGCGGCCATCGCTTCCCAGCGCTTCGAAGGCTCCTACAATCCAGAGAGGACCCAGAGCCAGAGCAACACAGAAGACGACAGTTAA